From the Budorcas taxicolor isolate Tak-1 chromosome 1, Takin1.1, whole genome shotgun sequence genome, one window contains:
- the RAD54L2 gene encoding helicase ARIP4 has protein sequence MSDESASGSDPDLDPDVELEDAEEEEEEEEEVAVEEHGRDDGEDLLDDPSLEDMCGTECAQLGEDGQQPPRCTSTTSSQSEPSEQLRRHQGKSLASEDPKKKRAQKPSHMRRNIRKLLREDQLEPVTKAAQQEELERRKRLEQQRKDYAAPIPTVPLELFPEEIVLRAGDGPQLPPRVLTQEVICLDSSSGSEDEESSRDEVIELSSGEEDTLHIVDSSESVSEEDEEEEKGGTHVNDVLNQRDALGRVLVNLNHPPEEENVFLAPQLARAVKPHQIGGIRFLYDNLVESLERFKTSSGFGCILAHSMGLGKTLQVISFIDVLFRHTPAKTVLAIVPVNTLQNWLAEFNMWLPAPEALPADNKPEEVQPRFFKVHILNDEHKTMAARAKVMADWVSEGGVLLMGYEMYRLLTLKKSFATGRPKKAKKRSHPVIIDLDEEDRQQEFRREFEKALCRPGPDVVICDEGHRIKNCQASTSQALKNIRSRRRVVLTGYPLQNNLIEYWCMVDFVRPDFLGTRQEFSNMFERPILNGQCIDSTPQDVRLMRYRSHVLHSLLEGFVQRRGHTVLKIHLPAKEENVILVRLSQIQRDLYTHFMDRFRDCGSSGWLGLNPLKAFCVCCKIWNHPDVLYEALQKENLANEQDLDVEELGSAGTSARCPSQGTRGKVEDSALASSVGEATNSKFLQGVGFNPFQERGNSIVTYEWAKDLLTNYQTGVLENSPKMVLLFHLIEESVKLGDKILVFSQSLSTLALIEEFLGKREVPCLPGAEGQGVQKWIRNVSYFRLDGSTPAFERERLINQFNDPSNLTTWLFLLSTRAGCLGVNLIGANRVVVFDASWNPCHDAQAVCRVYRYGQKKPCHIYRLVADFTLEKKIYDRQISKQGMSDRVVDDLNPMLNFTRKEVENLLHFVEKEPAPQTSLNVKGIKEPVLQLACLKYPHLITKEPFEHESLLLNRKDHKLTKAEKKAAKKSYEEDKRTSVPYTRPSYAQYYPASDQSLTSIPAFSQRNWQPTLKSDEKPVASVRPVQSTPIPMMPRHVPLGGSVSSASSTNPAMNFPINYLQRAGVLVQKVVTTTDIVIPGLNSSTDVQARINAGESIHIIRGTKGTYIRTSDGRIFAVRATGKPKAPEDGRMAASGSQGPSLESTSNGRHSASSPKAPEPEGLARPVSPDSPEIISELQQYADVAAARESRQSSPSSSAALPGPPAPLVDSSAVPGTLGTEPRHGAHCLNSSLLVTGQPCGDRHPVLDLRGHKRKLATPPAAQESARRRSRKGHLPAPVQPYEHGYPVSGGFAMPPVSLNHNLTPPFTSQAGENSLFMGSTPSYYQLSNLLADARLVFPVTTDPLVPAGPVSSSSTATSVTASNPSFMLNPSVTGILPSYSLPFSQPLLSEPRMFAPFPSPVLPSNLSRGMSVYPGYISPHTGYPAGGLLRSQVPPFDSHEVAEVGFSSNDDEDKDDDVIEVTGK, from the exons ACCCATCCCTGGAAGACATGTGTGGTACTGAGTGTGCCCAGCTGGGAGAAGATGGGCAGCAGCCACCACGGTGCACTTCAACTACCTCATCTCAGTCTGAGCCTTCAGAGCAGCTTAGGCGCCACCAAGGCAAGAGCCTTGCCTCCGAGGACCCCAAAAAGAAGAGAGCTCAGAAACCCTCCCACATGAGAAGAAACATACG AAAGCTTCTCCGGGAGGATCAGTTGGAGCCAGTTACCAAAGCAGCACAACAGGAAGAATTGGAAAGAAGGAAGCGCCTGGAGCAGCAGAGAAAGGATTACGCAGCCCCCATTCCCACAGTCCCCCTCGAGTTATTTCCCG agGAAATTGTCTTAAGAGCAGGCGATGGTCCCCAACTGCCTCCTCGCGTCTTGACCCAGGAAGTCATTTGTTTGGACAGTAGCAGTGGCAGCGAGGATGAAGAAAGCAGTCGAGATG AGGTGATTGAACTGAGCTCTGGAGAGGAGGATACTCTGCACATTGTGGACAGCAGTGAGTCTGTCAGTGAGGAagatgaggaagaggagaagggtggCACCCATGTGAATGACGTCTTAAATCAGCGCGATGCTCTGGGGCGGGTCCTTGTCAACCTGAACCACCCTCCGGAGGAGGAGAATGTCTTCCTGGCCCCTCAGTTGGCACGGGCGGTGAAACCTCATCAG ATTGGTGGGATCCGATTCCTCTACGATAACCTGGTTGAGTCCCTGGAGAGATTTAAGACCAGTAGTGGCTTTGGCTGTATCCTGGCCCACAGCATGGGTTTGGGGAAAACTTTGCAAGTGATCTCCTTCATCGACGTTCTCTTCCGCCACACGCCAGCCAAAACTGTCCTTGCCATTGTGCCG GTTAATACTCTTCAGAACTGGCTGGCAGAGTTCAACATGTGGCTCCCAGCTCCTGAAGCCCTTCCAGCTGACAATAAGCCTGAAGAAGTCCAGCCTCGGTTCTTTAAAGTTCACATCTTGAATGATGAGCACAA GACAATGGCAGCTCGTGCTAAAGTGATGGCTGATTGGGTGTCAGAGGGAGGGGTGCTGCTGATGGGGTACGAAATGTACAGGCTCCTCACCCTGAAGAAATCCTTTGCCACAGGTAGACCGAAGAAAGCCAAGAAACGTTCTCACCCGGTCATCATTGATCTGGATGAGGAAGACCGACAGCAGGAGTTTCGAAGAG AGTTTGAGAAGGCCTTATGCCGCCCTGGCCCTGATGTGGTGATCTGTGACGAGGGACACCGCATCAAAAACTGCCAGGCCAGCACCTCCCAGGCCCTGAAGAACATTCGCTCCCGCCGCCGGGTGGTGCTGACCGGGTACCCCCTGCAGAACAACCTCATCGAGTACTGGTGCATGGTGGACTTCGTGCGCCCAGACTTCCTCGGCACCCGGCAGGAGTTCAGCAACATGTTTGAGCGCCCCATCCTGAATGGACAGTGTATTGACAGCACGCCTCAGGACGTCCGCCTCATGCGGTACCGGAGCCACGTCCTACACAGCCTCCTGGAGGGCTTCGTGCAGAG GAGAGGCCACACTGTGCTGAAGATTCATCTGCCTGCCAAGGAAGAAAATGTGATCCTGGTGCGGCTCTCTCAGATCCAGCGAGATTTGTACACACACTTTATGGACCGCTTCCGGGACTGTGGTAGCAGTGGCTGGCTGGGGCTGAACCCTCTCAAGGCTTTCTGTGTATGCTGCAAG ATCTGGAATCATCCCGACGTGCTGTATGAAGCCCTTCAGAAGGAGAACCTGGCCAATGAGCAAGACCTGGACGTGGAAGAGCTTGGTTCAGCGGGAACTAGTGCCCGCTGCCCGTCACAGGGAACAAGAGGCAAGGTGGAGGACAGCGCCCTGGCCTCCTCAGTGGGAGAGGCGACCAACAGCAAGTTCCTCCAAGGGGTCGGCTTCAACCCTTTCCAGGAGCGAGGCAACAGCATTGTCACATATGAATGG GCCAAGGACCTTTTGACTAATTACCAAACTGGTGTCTTGGAGAATTCTCCCAAGATGGTACTGCTTTTCCACCTGATTGAGGAAAGTGTGAAGCTTGGAGACAAGATCCTTGTGTTCAG CCAGAGCCTTTCCACGTTGGCTCTAATCGAGGAGTTCCTAGGGAAGCGAGAAGTGCCCTGTCTACCTGGTGCTGAGGGGCAAGGAGTACAGAAGTGGATTCGAAACGTCAGCTACTTCC GGCTAGATGGTAGCACCCCTGCCTTTGAGAGGGAGCGGCTCATTAATCAGTTCAATGATCCCAGCAACCTCACCACCTGGCTGTTCCTTCTCTCCACAAG GGCTGGGTGTTTGGGCGTGAATCTGATTGGTGCCAACCGAGTGGTGGTGTTTGACGCTTCCTGGAACCCTTGCCATGATGCTCAGGCTGTATGTCGGGTATACCGTTACGGCCAGAAAAAGCCCTGTCACATCTATCGTCTTGTGGCTGATTTCACCCTCGAAAAGAAGATCTATGACCGTCAGATTTCGAAGCAGGGCATGTCAG ATCGGGTGGTGGATGATCTCAATCCGATGCTGAACTTTACTCGAAAGGAGGTGGAGAACCTACTGCACTTCGTGGAGAAGGAGCCAGCTCCCCAAACATCCTTGAATGTAAAGGGGATCAAGGAGCCAGTCCTCCAACTTGCCTGTCTGAAATACCCTCACCTCATCACCAAG GAGCCTTTTGAGCATGAGTCATTGCTCCTTAACCGAAAGGATCACAAGCTGACCAAGGCTGAGAAAAAGGCAGCAAAGAAGAGCTACGAGGAGGACAAGCGTACGTCAGTCCCCTACACCCGCCCATCATATGCGCAGTATTACCCGGCCAGCGACCAGAGCCTGACCAGCATCCCTGCCTTCAGTCAGAGAAACTG GCAGCCAACCCTGAAGAGTGATGAGAAGCCCGTGGCCAGTGTTCGTCCCGTACAGTCCACCCCGATCCCCATGATGCCACGGCATGTCCCGCTGGGAGGCAGTGTAAGCTCTGCCTCCAGCACAAACCCAGCTATGAACTTCCCGATCAACTACTTGCAGCGTGCGGGAGTCCTTGTGCAGAAGGTGGTCACCACAACAG ATATTGTTATTCCCGGGCTCAACAGCTCCACAGACGTACAGGCAAGAATTAATGCTGGCGAGAGCATCCACATCATCCGTGGGACGAAAG GGACATACATCCGTACCAGCGATGGGCGAATCTTTGCTGTCCGGGCGACTGGCAAACCAAAGGCCCCTGAAGATGGTCGGATGGCTGCCTCAG GTTCCCAGGGGCCTTCTCTCGAATCTACAAGCAACGGCAGACACAGTGCCTCATCACCTAAAGCCCCTGAGCCCGAGGGGCTGGCCCGGCCCGTCTCTCCAGACAGCCCGGAGATCATCAGCGAGCTCCAGCAGTATGCGGATGTGGCTGCTGCCCGAGAGTCCCGCCAGAGCTCCCCGAGCTCCAGTGCCGCCCTGCCTGGCCCCCCGGCTCCACTTGTGGACAGCAGTGCTGTTCCTGGGACCCTCGGGACTGAGCCTCGACATGGGGCTCATTGCCTCAATAGTTCCCTCCTGGTGACCGGCCAGCCCTGTGGCGACAGGCACCCAGTGTTGGACTTACGGGGCCACAAGCGCAAGTTGGCCACCCCACCTGCTGCCCAGGAGTCAGCCCGCCGGCGGTCCAGGAAGGGCCATCTGCCAGCTCCCGTGCAGCCGTATGAACACGGGTATCCAGTTTCTGGCGGGTTTGCCATGCCACCCGTCTCCTTAAATCATAACCTCACCCCCCCCTTCACCTCCCAGGCTGGGGAGAACTCCCTGTTCATGGGCAGTACCCCCTCCTACTACCAGCTGTCCAATTTGCTGGCAGATGCCCGCCTGGTGTTTCCAGTGACTACTGACCCTCTGGTGCCAGCAGGCCCCGTCAGTTCCTCTTCCACGGCTACCTCAGTCACTGCCAGCAACCCCTCCTTCATGCTCAACCCCTCTGTAACAGGGATACTCCCCAGCTACTCACTCCCATTCTCACAGCCACTCCTGTCCGAGCCAAGGATGTTCGCGCCTTTTCCTTCCCCTGTCTTGCCCAGCAACCTTTCTCGGGGCATGTCTGTCTACCCCGGCTACATATCCCCACACACAGGCTACCCAGCTGGTGGCCTCCTCCGGTCCCAGGTGCCTCCATTTGACTCTCATGAGGTTGCTGAGGTGGGGTTCAGCTCCAATGATGATGAGGATAAGGACGATGATGTAATAGAGGTCACTGGGAAATAG